The Acidobacteriota bacterium genome segment ACAGCACGTCGCCTTCGCCCGTGTACCCGGCGGTGCCCTCACCGGAAACGTACGGCGGTTACGAAGCGCCGCCGGTGTACGAGCCCCCGGGAGGGTACGAGGCGCCTGGCGGGTACGAGACCCGGGTGGCGGGAACGCCCTCACCCGCTCCGCCGTCGCGCCGGGGCGCCGGCCCGGCGCTGTGGGTGGGGCTGGGTGTCCTGGTCCTGGCGGGGGTTGGGGTGGCGGCCGTCTTTCTCCTCCGGGGCGGGGAATCCCAACCCCCGGTCCAGAACACGACGGCGGCCGCAACCGCCCCGGCCGTTTCCTCCGCCGGCGCGGCGGAAGACCCCCTGGCCGGCGTGCGGGCCGGGGCGCCCGAGCCGGCCACCTCCGCGGGGGCCGACAGCCCTTACCTCCCGGGGACGCCCCCCGAGCCCGGTACCGTGTCGGTCCAGCCGCCGGTCGCACGGACCTCCCCGCCGAAGAGGGCCGGGGTTTCCCCCCGCCCGTCCCCGGAGCCCTCCCCGGACAGCCGCCATGGTCAGCCGTCCGAACCCCCTCCGGGCGAGGGCCGCACCGGGAGGGACCGCCCCCCGGAAATCGGCGCCCCCCCCGACTACCGGCCGTCGGACGGCCCGATGCGGGTCGCGGCCAATGCCCTCAGCGCCCGCCTGGTCCACCGGGTCGACCCCTCCTATCCCGAGATCGCGCGCCGGAACCGGATCCAGGGGATCGTCATCCTGAAAGTCCTCGTGGACAAGAAGGGCGGGGTCAAGGACATCACGGTGCTCCGGGGCCACCCCCTGCTGGACGGCGCCGCGAAGGACGCCGTGAGGAAGTGGCGGTACGAGCCCTTCGAGGTGGGCGGCGAACGGGTCCCCGTCGAGGGGACGGTGATCGTCAACTTCCAGCTTCGGTGACGGCCGGGAGGAGGTGATCATGCAACCCTGCCCCGCCTGTGGGAAAGCGCTGGAGGACGGTACCCGGGAATGCCCCTTCTGCGGCGTCCTCACGGACCGATGGAAAGCCCGGGCCGGGGGAGGGCCCGGCAGTTCGACCCCGACGCCGGGTCACCCGGGGCCCATGCCGGCCCGGCGCAG includes the following:
- a CDS encoding TonB family protein — encoded protein: MIECNRCRKVYDERSGACPFCGGPAYPGDGPAGSPPDEAPSRPARTLLFEGMPGASGEDDPSQGRTVVCPVIPRSDPGPVDPSKGKTLMYPTIPPAVPANDDPSRGKTLVYPTIPPASDPTPSKTLVFPTIPRSAPSPPPHPDWDGVSPPPARPDYPEAPPSAYSTSPSPVYPAVPSPETYGGYEAPPVYEPPGGYEAPGGYETRVAGTPSPAPPSRRGAGPALWVGLGVLVLAGVGVAAVFLLRGGESQPPVQNTTAAATAPAVSSAGAAEDPLAGVRAGAPEPATSAGADSPYLPGTPPEPGTVSVQPPVARTSPPKRAGVSPRPSPEPSPDSRHGQPSEPPPGEGRTGRDRPPEIGAPPDYRPSDGPMRVAANALSARLVHRVDPSYPEIARRNRIQGIVILKVLVDKKGGVKDITVLRGHPLLDGAAKDAVRKWRYEPFEVGGERVPVEGTVIVNFQLR